From one Sparus aurata chromosome 16, fSpaAur1.1, whole genome shotgun sequence genomic stretch:
- the LOC115566041 gene encoding uncharacterized protein LOC115566041, which translates to MKKFLKKRSKKKRNKQDGHNQAANGYDNPSDQNTFTTQLEQMSVEEIPQQDLAELLGVTPDVSPSEGPETDPAQQKQRNVRLIQALVSQHFPKPPSDLDQNLQQHLFNVQETVCNELMRLSPRLEKMGLIGSLIDCYNRQTLDHISDLFKKVQSCKKSFELMDWVQHTYLSQELLNHHNQKNEEQGDFLLLTDLVAKAKNLLLENVQVRILT; encoded by the exons atgaaaaagtttttaaaaaagagaagtaagaagaaaaggaacaaaCAAGATG GACACAACCAGGCAGCTAATGGGTACGACAACCCTTCAGATCAGAACACCTTCACCACCCAATTGGAACAGATGAGTGTGGAGGAGATCCCACAGCAGGATCTGGCTGAACTTCTGGGTGTGACCCCTGATGTCAGCCCCTCTGAGGGGCCTGAGACCGACCCAGCtcagcagaaacagagaaatgttCGCCTCATTCAAGCATTAGTGTCCCAGCATTTCCCAAAGCCACCGTCAGATCTGGACCAGAACCTTCAGCAGCACCTGTTCAATGTGCAGGAGACTGTGTGCAATGAGCTCATGAGGCTGAGTCCCAGGCTGGAGAAAATGGGTTTGATTGGAAGTCTGATTGATTGCTACAATCGTCAGACACTTGATCACATCAGTGATCTATTCAAAAAAGTCCAGTCCTGCAAGAAATCCTTTGAGCTGATGGACTGGGTCCAGCATACATATCTGAG TCAGGAGCTGCTCAATCATCATAACCAAAAAAATGAAGAACAAGGCGACTTCCTGCTGTTGACAGATTTGGTGGCAAAAGCAAAGAACCTACTGCTTGAAAATGTGCAGGTAAGAATATTAACTTAA